From the Drosophila willistoni isolate 14030-0811.24 chromosome 2L unlocalized genomic scaffold, UCI_dwil_1.1 Seg168, whole genome shotgun sequence genome, the window cattttaataacCGGAACAAATGCCTCCTCCACCGATCGGCATTCGGTGACCTCGGGCTGTTTCTTGAGTACCTCAAAGAAACTCTGGAAATAATCAGTCCTTTCGATATTACGCGGTGCCACACACAGGGCATCAATATCTGCGCCCTTGTGATGGACACCCAAACGATAGGAGCCGAATGTATAGATTTTGCCGCCAAGTTTCTCGGCCGCCGCTTCTGGCATATTCTTGCTAACGGATATCTCTTTAACCCATTGCTTGACCAAGGTATTCAGTTTGGCCAATATTTCCATGCGATGATTCAGTTCGTCTTGGCTCTCAAATACATTGTATGGCTCCAATGAGCCGCGTAGCTCACCCGTACGCTGTAGATCCTCTGGACGAGGTTCGGCTAGACTTATGGCCGAGGTCATGCCCAATTGTTTAGCGGCGGGCTGACCACCGGACGAGGTAGAATTGccattttgttgctgctgatgatgatgatgctggcgatgtgttgttgttgccgttgttgttggttCGGAATTCCACatgtttgcttttttgtttgtttgtttgtctgttttctGAGCTTAAGTTTAAATACTAAATGAGTggaagaaagagagagtgagatgTTAATAGAAATCAGAAGACcttcaatatttgtttataatacTCACCTAAGTCTAGGCTTAAAGTTTATATTTCTATGTATTATAATTAAGTTTTCTCTTGGAATTACATATGTTGCCGCTTCTTTTTACTCGTGCTCGTATTTCTTTCTCTGTCGCCGTGCGCTTAaacaaaaatgctgcaattaataaacaaaacaaaaaacatttaaataaaaaacaaatttgtaatTGGGCGATAAGATATTCACcttctctctcacacacacactcactcaaaACACGCACTCTCCCTTGtcctctttctcactctctcagATTGTCAAACAACAGTCACCGTTATTTACAAACTGACAACAATAAAAAGCTGTGCTTGACTTGGTCACACTGGAACTGTATATGcgaatgtatgtgtgtgtgtatgattATTTCCAAGAACAAcaggaaaaataaaagaaatgcgTAGAAAAAATGTTTGGACGTCTTGCTTGTTGCAAGCAAAAGTGCAGACTAATTGTTGATACGCAAAAACCGCACATATTTAAATTTGCTTGCCAAATGCAGgtaaacacacacgcacacacacacagtcttATGGAAAACAGTGGCACGCACCAACCACGCATACAGGCAGAGAATATATTGTATCTTTGTTTTTGCTTACCTGCgctgaaatatttttgcctttgccttttcGGGGTCCTCTTTAATGCTATCTGTCTCTTTCGCTCCCTCGTTTAGATTTTCGTCTCTTCTCTTCAATTTGTTGTTTGCCTGTCCTTAACAATTTACGGCTTATGCTTTTCAGttcaaacaaattcaaatttcgttatgtgcatatgtgtgtCGTGTGTATAcatgtaggtatgtatgtataagcatgtatatacacatgtgTATGGCAGCATACAGTCCCATTCATTTGTTCCGGCTCTCTGGCAAAGCAAAGCAATTTTCAACTCATTTGATCATTTCTTTCCGCATTTGATGTTAATTGTGTCATCAGTCCACCGTCAATACAAGAACCGATGCACAGCACTCTCTAATTGcgatatatataaaaataaaacactttTCGCTTAACTATCTATATATTATTACACACCGATTTCTTTTGGCCGCCCCCTATAAAAATGGTATAACGCCAACAGATTATTTTCTCGCAATCGCATCAGTTAGTATTTTTTCTGTGCGCAATGCGGTCGCATCAGTTTTGATGCCAAGATAGCGTCGCaggaaaaaaattcaaatgttagtttaataaatatttttgaccAGCCTAAAGGCTAAAAATTAATCCTACCTGGCCATCTGTCGTTTTCGGTTTACCCAAGACTTAAAGAGGTATAAAGGCTTAATTAAGGTCGTCAAAATTCAGGTAATTAGCAgatgtttttatttatgacaTTTTAAAACTTATACATATTTGAGCAAGATCAAGCTAATCCCTAAATGTCTACCTAATTTTGGAAAATCCAATTGCTTAAGTGCCGATAATATTTTACACCACTTATTCAAATGGAATAAGTAtcttaaactttaaaaataaaaattataccaattcaataaattaaattattaataaaaaaaaatatatattggaaaacaaaaaaattaaaaagaatgcTATTGGATATTGTATTCTTactttaataattataattacaaaattaagTATTAAGTTGGAAAAAGAATTTCAAAATTCTTTGgttaaaaaaatactaaaaaaggCGCTAGAAATGGCCAAAAAGTATTTTCAGTTTGGCGCACAATCAAATGCGAGACAGTGCTGCACAGCAACTTAAGCTTAGTGTTGTCTAACTGTTAACAgtgaaaataaacaacaacagaaacgcaaaaaaattaattgaaaatcgaaGAATAACTGAAAAGAAGAAATTGAGATTTGCAATTGCCAggaaaaattgtcaaaatataaaaattgctGCGTTTCAAGGGAAAAACCAAATTGCATGACCTCACAATTGCCATGAACCGCCCACTAGTTACAGGGGGAGCGCAGATCGCAGGAAGGTCACTCCGTGGAGGTACTGAAGGGTAAGGACAAATATCAAAATGTTCTGATGGCATACAAACAAGATGATACCCTGGATGCGCGAGAAGTTCAACGAGAAGCGTGCCAAATGGCTGGCACGTAGCAAACGTGAGCGATCTGGAAGCACTAGTCACAATAATACCAACAACACCGCGAGTAGCGCAAGCGATGTAGAGAGTATTAGCAATGGATCCTCCACCCTGCAGCTGCAGGCTCCAAGCAATCACTCTCACGTGCAAACCTTACCAGCAACCACTGCGACAGCAGAGACGGAAACCCAAACCGATATGGTTGTTATCGGTGGCGGGAGTTGTGTTGTCCGCACTCCATCTCCGGCGCGAAGACGCCGCATACAGCTGGAAATGCAGTTGCGGAATGGCACATTTGCTTCTCCACAATCAAGAGTGGATGTGGCATCGAGAACGGAGGCAGGATTGGCAGGAGCAGAGACAACGGGGCAGGCGGTGAATGCGTAagtattaaataaataaaatactattgatcaattttttcaatttaccctatttatatctgtatatatatatatattcgaaaTTCTCCGTTGGATTCATCCAATTCACACAACAAACTATGCAAAAATTGCGCAGTTTGTTCCTTAGGTAAGTCTTTCTTCTTTAGTTGGAtcgaaataaatttgtttaattttaattttttcgtttttagaAAAACATGCAATTCCAGTCGTCTCACCTCAGCATCAGCGGCCAGTGGCGTGGAGAGTGATCAAGTCGATAAATCAGGTGAATTCATTACTGTGCGTGTTATTTGTCCCAGTTCCCGAGTGCTCATCTTCAAGACGGATGTGAATAAACGTCTAAACGATTTAAAAAGTGAAGTCATTTTGGAGTTAAGCGATGATCCCGATTCCATACAATTATTTGCACCGGATGTCCGCCATCTGAATCCTCGTTATCGTCTCTATCGGGCCGAGTATATGGGCGGCGAGCTAAACGAGACCGAGACCTTGGCCCAGCTGAAGGTGCGTCACAATGAGACGTTCATTTTATCGGCCAGAAGGAACACCCTGCCACAGACAGTCTCACGTACTAGAGAGGTGCCCGGTCCCAATGAGCAACTGGTGGAGAGTGCCACCCGCTTCTTGGCCTGCAATACTAGTGCTTTACCCACCATCGATATAAACGAGATCTTTCAACAATCAAATGTAAGCAATGAGAAGtagaaatttgttaaataataTAATGAAACAATCCTCTTGCAGATTCAATATGATGTACGCAAAGTGCTCATTTCGTTGGCCCAAGCCTCGGCAGCTATAATTGGAGCTGGTCCGTATGCACCACGTCTTATTGCCATGCTCAAGCAACGTTTGATCAATCGCAGAAATCATCAGGCCGACACTCTGCAGTGCCTCGTGGACATGGGTTTTCAGCGTGAGCTGGCTGCCTATGCCCTGAAAACCAACGATGGCATCTACTCAACCACTTTGGAATGGTTGATACAAAATCAGAATGAAGAAGCCTGCCAAGAGCCACCCGCTGCCATGAACATGCAGCAAAGTGTCTCATCCATTTCACCATCAGCGATTGTCACAAATAATGTAACTAAACTTGATctaaatttatagtttaaacACAGCCTAAATGAATTCCCTTTCCTTTGCAGGATACAGTGGAGAATACCGCCGCTCTAATGGAAATTGTACGCATCTATAGCCATCGGGATACTCCACCAAGTGAGGAAATTGTTGAATCACTCACCGAAATGGGTTTTGAGGAAACAGCCGTTCTGACTGCCCTCAAAAAGACGGGCAACAACAAGGCATCTGCCTGCGAgtggctctgcgataatcgCACGGGCAGTGTTATTGAATTACGTGAAGGACTCGCCGCCGATTCACCCATATTAAAAGTCATTCTTGAAATGCCACAAGTTCAAATGACCCTCAACAATCCAAAGACTTTTTTGGGTAAGTCAACCATAACTATAAAACTATATCTCCTTGATTGAAATCTGTAGAATAAAATTCCTTAGGCTTATCGAATTACTAGTTACAGCTAAAGCATTAAGATTTTGACGTTCTTTTAAGAATTTATTCAATTCTAGATGAAATTTCGTTTTATTTGTGTTTAGATTAGTTTCATAATATCTTTCCTTACAAACtcaaatgaaaatgtaaacaaattgAATCTTAGCTAATCTATGAGACATtagctctctctgtctgttgTTGTCTTATAATTGTTGTATAGCAATTTGTCGATATTCCCTGTTCCCTATTAGTTTGTTCAAAACTAATACTTGCTCttcgtatttgctttttttcgACTCTTCTAGAGTCTACTGTGGCGCttaataaattgatttaaCAAACCATCAAGATTATAGGTTCATAAGCTTTAAATCTTATATTTGCCaatgatttttggtttttttcaatTCGTATTCCAACTATCTAtatttgttggtgtttttaaatatacttTACTATTTTACTGGtcatttttgttatttattcgAAACCTTGTGTAAATGAGTAATAGATATAACTCAATAAGTTTGCCTATATTCTTCTTGCTATCCTGATTTTGACAGTAAAACAGATAGCATTGTTCTATTTTCTTGCTTTATCACTAGCATTTTACTTAAACTAATTCTATTTCatgtaattattttgaaacatCGAAATACTTGAAAAATTCGACAAAATATTGTTTGGaaattattcttaaacatAGCTCTATTCCATTTCTCCATTGTATGTTTTgacaaattgttttattaactatttagtaaaattttattgtcGAATTTAGAGACATAGAATTACGAAAACATCGGTCTATATTCTGTTGAAAGTAAAGTTTAttattgcatttatttattctgTAATCACATCtttccattattatttttaaaaacgatttttttttgctttgcttcaCATGTTTAGCATTCCTGGGAATTCTGGAGAACGAGCATGCCATACGCGTGTGGCGTGGCGATAACGATACCACCTCGGTCATCACACATATCCTGCAAAAGTATCATGAGGAGAAGCATGTACTGGGCATCAATCAGTTCTATACGAATCGTTGGTAAAGGAGATCGATCTATCAGATTGGAACGCTTCAAAGTGgctttatatataataatttcaGATGAAGACAACGTCGAATGATATTTAtcgctatatatatatatacatacatgcaaaacatacttacatatacatatatatatatatacactgaCAAAAACGCATACATTCACACAAAGTGCATAAGTTACCAATTAATTGAGTGAGTGAGTCTGCAAATGtgtttaaaaactatttttgtaGCCAAAgattataaaacaaaatatgcaccaaaagccaaaaaaaaatattgcaaaaatTATGATGAATTTGCCTAAAGCACGCAATTGCacttgaaaaatgaaaaaaacgcTTTACCGATCAGTACGAAACATTACCAATGAAAACTCTATCTCTAGTGTTTAGATCTAGTTTGATCGTCATCGTGAAAACATTTCAATTATTGTAGTAGGGCTTCACTCTATTCTAGTCTACTCGAAttactatttatatatacatctaCAATATGTATCTACTTCACTATCAAACGCATCTCGCACAAAAGATAgatattcatacatacaagCATCTAGAGGAAATCAtcttaaaatgttttttttcggGTGATTTTCAATGCAAAGTTGTTCTTCAAATTGCGAAAAATAAAACGGAGCAGAAACCAGCGCGCTTTTTAGAAGCATAAACTAAAACATAAAGTATTATTTTGTAAACCAAATATTGTTTTAACAAttaagcaaataaattagttttctacaaaaaatattcaaatcacatttttcatattgcatattgtaCAATTAGTCAATGAAAACAATTAGAAAAGGTATTTCTAAGGTATGTAGTTCGTTTTGATCAAGAACTATTTGCTAGAATTAAGAGCCTTTAAAAAGTTTCCACTCATCGCAAATTTATCAGGCCTATCATTTGTGGCATTCCGACCTAAATGATATTATGGAAAAAATCTACAACATTTAACTACTGAAAGACCATGGAAAATAaaggtttattttttaaaactatAGATTTCTAACAAAACTTTCTGAGTTTTCTAATGTTGAAATCATCCATTTAATATTAGACGTTACAATTTTAACACTAGATTAAGGAGGTATTCGTGTTTGGGAACCTGTTTTTTGaagctttttaaaaaaaatttcagttgaAAACGGAAATTTAACCTGCTGGCGGCATTAAAACTTGAAGCAGGATAGATTCAGCTTGGATATAATTTTGCTCCCGACTTTATTTAGAATTTCGGGATTTTTATTCACCAAATGGCTGaggttaaaaaataaaaacaccaTAAACTTTTCAGCAATTCGGATttagaattttaaaatttgattcCATTATAAGGAGACTAGTTAGTCTCAATTTCGCAAATAATGTGAAAAATAGAATGAGGTGAGGTCCATTATAAGCCCTTACTCGCTAACTACATAGATGCGAGTTAACGGCATTGGAATTGTATGTGTTGCAATGTAAACTTCAAGCCGTTGCAATTTGTCAACACTGCGGAAAAGATTTGTTGCTTCACTTTTATATAGGGATGATAGATGGTGTTGGAGTTATTTGTTCATAAATAAAGAATTGGTCAAGcttaacatttttttccatttagtcttttttcatttgtaaaattttttcaatcTTAGCCCAAATATATGATGTGAGAATCATATATCGTCATAACGACGAAAAAGAATTCAGGTCGATATccaaatattaattaaaattattacttATTGTCGttaaacaacatttttttaatgtggTCAAAACATCTCTGCTTTATATAATGATCATCGAAAAAGCTATAACATTTTGGTTTATGGACTAAAGACAAGTATTAAAATATGTACAAAATTTGGCAACTCTATAAATAGATAAATCACATGTTTTTATCGATTTTTATATAACagataaaagaaaaatgcaacTCTGACAATCGAATCTAGTTAGCTCTGACATTTACCTCTCAGAAGCGGTATAAATAGAGGCTCATGGAGAGCTAAAGCTTCATTCTATTTCTCAAAGTTGTAGGGATAGGATCAActaattttccttttttcttattcGCCCACTTTAACACATTAACGTTTTAACTCGCTTTGGTCCACATTCCAACAGCGCCATAAGCTTTtttaaaacgtttttaaaattttccttattttccCAAAACATCAACCAATTGTGACCACTTATTGGGGTCAAAATGGATGCACTTATTCcctattatttacatttaatttttcacatttcaaTAATGATCTATTGAATTCTAAATTGGAGATGTGATTGACATCGACATTTGAACGCCTGGcgaataaaatattttccttatttattATACTTCCATTTCTTTGtaacttacatacatacatccaaTCCGCAATAACTATTGGATTATTGTACTGGTCAAGGTCTTCTGTGATgaggttttgaaatttttttacataaacaattgaGCTGCCAGTCCTATCAACATGTCAGCCACAATTACATTTCTAAATGTCACTCGGCAAAACATTTGTCGCAGTATTCGAGTAGTTTTACTTCGTCTActtgtttaaattttgtggTAACTCAAGTTTTGTTTCCTGAGCTATAGATGAGTGttgattcttttttatttctattattcCTAACTGCGCCGACTCCAATGCCTTGTCCAATAATTTGTTGCTACTGCTACTAGACTAAATGGTCGgattgttaaatttaaattaaattaaatttctccACATTAGTCAGAGGAAAAAATATATCGATAACACCTGAGCTGTCAGTCCTATCAACATGTCAGCCACAATTATATTGTTGTCCCAACTTAGTGGTATCGCTAAGTATTataagagtttttttttgtatatagaGCTCCAATCTTGTTGGTTGTCGATATAGAaatagattttaaaaattatgtatTAAATCACAAAAGCAACGTTCGGTTGGCAATtcgaaatcaataaaaatattactttttaaataatatttcacTGTGACAGTTTAAGCTGCAGGGCAAGAAGGGGTTAAACATGGCCACCCCACTCACTTACACCTAGCACAAATAGGACcttataatttattatactattattttttgtttcaactCAATTTCATTTCCTGATTTCTTACTTATTCACATTAAAGTTTTAGTTCGCTTTATTTTCCTTTATGTTCACATTCCAACAGCGTCATCAGCCTTTTATTTTGCATattccatatttttaaaaaatacatCCAATACGCAATAACCAATTATTTTACAGATTACAGAACTCGACTGATTTCAGACTTTCAGAGTTTTCTAATGTTGATATCATCCATTTAATATTAGACATTTTTACGTTACATTTGTGACAATAGATTGAGAAGGTATTATTGATTGGGAACCTGTTTTTTGActctttttgaaaaaaatattattagaGAACGGAAACTGTTCAAGCAGTTCTCGACCCACAAATTTAACCTGCTGGCGGCAAAAAACTCGACGCAGGATCGTCTGAAAACTAAGTTTAGCCCGGCGTTATGTTCAGCATGGTTGTAATTTTGGTCCCGACTTCATTCAGAATTTTGggattataattttttaacaaatcataaaattctaaaatttgCCTTGCATGCAGGTCGAGATTATTGCCTCACAAATAACgccatattttttttaaagtattttgaATAACGAAAAACTTTCTTGGAACGATATTCTTAATACTTCAATATATCAAATATGTTAAGCTTATAAAAATTGTACCCAACCAAGAGTAGCATCTTAAACGTGACACTGGATAATTCTTTCACACAGTttaagaatatgaaaatttaagcCGAAGCCAATTGAAAAAGGTATTAAATAGGATTTAGTTTTATAAAatggcaaaaccaaaaaaaatctaaaaatccAAGTTATTTCAGTTGTCgttaatttagtttttgatttagAAAAATAACTGATACTTTGATACTAttgatttaataaattttcctCTATCCCAATCTTCGATAAAAAAGTTACGCATCTGGAAGGATGTTTATATTGTTCCAGACAATTTACATACCACTATAACGAAAGGAAAAAACGATgatcaaataataataatgaaacaaaaaatgaacaacTAAACTTTAAGTAGTTGGGTTAACCGGTTCAAGTCCACAAATCAATAGTGGTTATAAACCATGAACCATATTTAtcttaagaaaagaaaaagaagaggTTTTCCGAAACCTGGAAAACCGTCATCTCGTAAAGTTCAACTAGTTCGTTGGCAATTCTCTCCAAAAGAATACTTCTGGCTAGAATATTGCCACTACTAAACGAAGGCAACCTAGTTCCGGACATCACTTTAGCTTTCTACGGCACTTCTGAACAATGTTGCCGCATCGTAAGGTGCTATGCTCCTTTCAAGAGCTGTACACCTCCGTAGTTTTCCTGGGACGCTTCTCCCGAGTGTGAGTGTGAAGTGGAACATGGGGCACATTGTCTAACTCAAACATTGAGATTTTAcgcatattttcatatttctcATAAACCTAAATCTTAAATCCCATTTagaattttcaaatttgttgCAAAGTCAACTTCAAACCGTTGAAACCTGTCTTTTACAACACTGCGGCAAAGATTTGTTTATATAGGGATGATAGATAGtgttgatattgtttgttaattAATAAAGAATTGTTTAAGGCCAACATTTTGTGTACTTAagttactcgggcccaaaacgcgcttgaactacataaatttggtatcaaacgacagagaaaaattccactagcacgacctcaggtgcgccATGGCGATTTATTACatagtttttgtgtaattaaaagaaaaatcatgtttttagCGCGACTATAGATAAAAGTAGATAATGCCGGCTAAcagctgtcaaattttgagatagtgttgccagatgccaaatttcggatactcgaatacgtgggctttttgaaacttttgtttgCACTATtcttaacaaacaaaaatattgttgagttgacattatttcttgattttagagaacaaatatagttcagaatacaatattccGTTGCCAGAGCAGCCAAACATTCCCTAATTCtataattcagagtaaaatatttggctgccagggcggtcaaacaacgcggcgcaaaataaaaaacatttgccaacactaaaatttagttttagctgattttttcacttttcaacactgaaatctcgagtagcttaaataaatatttaccgTAGAAAATATGGCAGCTCTATAATTCGATAACTGACAAGGTTTTATCGATTGGTGTATAATCGATAAACGAAAAATGCAACTCTGACAATCGAATCTAGTTAGCTCTGACATTTACCTCTCAGAAGCGGTATAAATAGAGGCTCATGGAGAGGCAAAGCTCATTCTATTTCTCAAAGTCGTTGGGATAGGATCAActaattttccttttttcttattcGCCCACTTTAACACATTAACGTTTTAACTCGCTTTGGTCCACATTCCAACAGCGCCACAAGCTGTTTAAAACGTTTTtcgtttaaacaattttccttattatccaaaacaacaaccaattGTGACCACTTATTGGGGTCAAAATGGATGCACTTATTCcctattatttacatttaatttttcacatttcaaTAATGATCTAATGAATTCTAAATTGGAGATGTGATTGACATCGACATTTGAACGCCTGGcgaataaaatattttccttatttattATACTTCCATTTCTTTGtaacttacatacatacatccaaTCCGCAATAACTATTGGATTATTGTACTGGTCAAGGTCTTCTGTGATgaggttttgaaatttttttacataaacaattgaGCTGCCAGTCCTATCAACATGTCAGCCACAATTACATTTCTAAATGTCACTCGGCAAAACATTTGTCGCAGTATTCGAGTAGTTTTACTTCGTCTACTTGTTTA encodes:
- the LOC6640873 gene encoding ubiquitin-associated domain-containing protein 1 yields the protein MIPWMREKFNEKRAKWLARSKRERSGSTSHNNTNNTASSASDVESISNGSSTLQLQAPSNHSHVQTLPATTATAETETQTDMVVIGGGSCVVRTPSPARRRRIQLEMQLRNGTFASPQSRVDVASRTEAGLAGAETTGQAVNALFLRKTCNSSRLTSASAASGVESDQVDKSGEFITVRVICPSSRVLIFKTDVNKRLNDLKSEVILELSDDPDSIQLFAPDVRHLNPRYRLYRAEYMGGELNETETLAQLKVRHNETFILSARRNTLPQTVSRTREVPGPNEQLVESATRFLACNTSALPTIDINEIFQQSNIQYDVRKVLISLAQASAAIIGAGPYAPRLIAMLKQRLINRRNHQADTLQCLVDMGFQRELAAYALKTNDGIYSTTLEWLIQNQNEEACQEPPAAMNMQQSVSSISPSAIVTNNDTVENTAALMEIVRIYSHRDTPPSEEIVESLTEMGFEETAVLTALKKTGNNKASACEWLCDNRTGSVIELREGLAADSPILKVILEMPQVQMTLNNPKTFLAFLGILENEHAIRVWRGDNDTTSVITHILQKYHEEKHVLGINQFYTNRW